CCCTCAACCCCAATACTTATTCAATTCTTCTTTGCCTTGCAATTTAACTTAGTTCCGTAGACCCTTTCTTTAAGGCGAGGCTTGCAGAAGGCTATAGGAGACACCAGGGAGGAAgacaatagtaaaaaaaagaaacttctggTCTTATAGGGAGTCATGCTCTGCATAGATGAAACAAAAAACAACGAAAAATACAAATCAggtgttaaaattaaataaagacaaaCTATAGGGTTGTGGGTGATTAGGAAAAGAGTAGCCAGGATagtttaatttgaaaattttttgccTGTGAAGTAGGACATAAACTGACCCTGAAGCAGTGATAGGATTTGAATAAATAGGTTTgccttttttgagagagagagagagagagagagagagagagaagcatcaactcattgttccacttagttttgaaccattgattacttctcatatttgccctggctggggtcAAATTGGCACACTcaggattgagccagtgaccctggcacTAAGGATGATGCTCTCTCCGCTGTGCCACTGGCTAGGCTCAGGTTTGCCTTTCTTCACAAGTGTTAGTGTCTTATTAGGACCAGATGCacattctctcctttcctgtttagTTTAGTTATTTGGATGTGGACTCTGGACATAAAATTTGGTCTTATTCACAGTCTGACCGGTGCTGAGACAAATAGGAGACATCTCTCTAAGTCTTCCCTTTACTGCTCCCATTTCTGTTCCattgctttaaaataagttaattcACACTACTACTGCATTTCTGTAGCTGCATGCAGagacaacttttaatatttttctttatggttaGAGATCATCTACTCTTAGTGTTAGTAGGCAGTCCCCTCCTCTTATAGTTAAGAAATCTAGGTCTGGACAGGTGGGAGTAAAATCAGAGCTCCCCAGTTTTGAAGAGCAAAGCTCAGCTCATTGGGTGGCCACACACCATCTAGTGGCTTCCCACCCTGATGGGCATCCCAGGGTCATGCTCAGTTCAGGTTTGGCTGATATCTGGGAATCCAGAGGAGCAGAGGCGAAAGGGGTGAGTAAGTTGAGAAGTGTGATCATCAGACTAGAAGACTCTCTGGGATTATGATGACACTGAGTCCTTCCCCACGTGCCTAGCAAAAGACCCCTCTGTAGGAAAGGGGCAGGTACTTATACAAACCCATTTAACAACTGGCAGAACTGAGGTATGCTCAGATCAGTGGCTTTCAAGTTGCTTTCTGAACACAAGACACTGGCTTGGAAGAGAACAGTCAGAGAAGTGGAAACAATCTCCTATTTGCTGAAGGCTTCTGTGGAGTCCTGGGCCTCACTTTTTTTGTTCTGCCTATGCTCTTTTATTCCTGAGAATAGTTGTAGCACTTGTCACTCAAGGTTGTCCTAGTAACATCAGCATTGAACTTTATTTGCTGTCAATGGTAGATTTCCCTTACctatctttatctttttcttgtacCTCTCTTctgttctaaataaaatttagaacagGGATTATTTATAGATGCTGGTATAAACATAAAACGGAAACCACAGAGCCCACAGTAGCTGCATAAATGTGCCTTTGGGAACTTGGGTTGTGTATAGTTTTGAGACGAGCATTGGGGAGGAGAGTTTTCTGATGTATTTGTGACTTGacctaagtttttaaaaaaatcaagaacagaaATTCTTAACTAAAGGATTGTACCCCCAAGCCCTTGAAATTGTGTACAAatattatgtgtgtgttttctctgaAGAGGGTGCACAATTTTCACCAGAAAtcctgaaattatatatatatatatataaaagatcagCACTGTATACAGACACTGTAGGTATTTCAAAGTGCTCTTAAAGGGCTCTCTAGCTCAAAAATAATTCCCTTTCATAATTCCTCAAATTTCATTATGAAAACCACTTTCTTTGGTTAAGCATTTATACTTAATGTGTTACTGATAagtcatatatattatttcagaCAGGTGATACTTTCATGGGATAAGACTCAAACAAATATAACATCATGTTGTAGGAAGACTATCTGAACCCATCAGCTTTCACAATAGTTTAATATCAAAGGGGAAAATTTGGGCATAAACCCAGGAATTCCGTTTCTGCCTGCTGGAAGAGTGGGGGGTGTCCTGGGGTGACCTGGGCCACCCAGCACACCAGCACGTGGCTTTCTGCATATATCACAAAGGTTTTTGTTTCCCTTGGCTCTTTGATATCATTTATCCAGAGTCTGTGATAAATGATTTGCATATATTAGATGTCATCCTTTTGTTTATGAATGAAAAAGCTGAACCTCCAAGTTACAAACTCAAGATGatggaggaaagaagaaataaatccaGGATTTGAATAGTTGATTATCTGACTCTAGAGTCCACACTCTGTGCTCTAAGCCCTGTTAACGTCTGTACAATATTCCCTGCCACCACCCAAGTCTCCTTTTGACTTGTGTGAATCTTGGCCAAGGGTCCAAGTTAGGGTTCCATGTGAAAGAATTCTTCAAAAAACAGGAATTTAGCAGAAGGTAAGATACTAAGATGTGATTGCCTTTTTAGCCGAAGATCATTCACTGGCTGAAGTGTCAGCAAAACTGTTGTCACATCCAACCTCAAGCCACTGGATTCATCCTAATTGGGCacttagagaattttttttttttttacagagacagagagagaaagagtcagagagagggatagatagggacagacagacagggacaaagacagatgagaaacattaatcatcagtttttcgttgcgacatcttagttgttcattgattgctttctcatatgtgccttgactgtgggccttcagcagaccaagtaaccccttgctcaagccagcgagggtccaagctggtgagctttgctcaaaccagatgagcctgtgctcaagctggcgacccccagggtctcgaacctgggtcctccacatcccagtccgatgctctatccactgcaccactgcctggtcaggcacacttaGAGGATTTTAAGTATCAAGGTTATTTAACTTTGGTtagttttgaaaacaaaacaataattaaacACATAATAATACATTCACTGCCTGCCTTAACAaatttcttactatttttaaatctgtaaaaTTAAGGCAATGGGCATGGGTTAAAACAGGAAGTTGAGAACACAGGTGTGAATATAGAAATAGTCTAATTTATTAATTGTTATTGGGCTCACTCATCTAATTTGTGGTATAATATTTCCATACCATTTTATTGGTACCAGCTCTTATGAGTTGCATCAATACCCAAGCatatttctgtttaatttatCTCAGTTTTGCTTGTTTAGGGAAGAGgtctataaactttttttaagggctaaaaataaatattttttatttttcttccccaggacCAACAGTATGTATCACAACTATTTaacattacataaacaaatggTTGTGTTGTTCCAATAATATTTTATCTACAAAACAGGCAGTCGACCAAATTATGACCATGGGTCATAATTTGATGACCACTGTTTTAAGGAATATACATAATTAtagaaacactgaagaaaaacCGAGGGAAAATAAATAATCAGAGCATATATAGAAGAACTCATTAGAGAAGGAGTAGgtacttttgttatttttcccaCTGGACacttaattcatattttatacaTGACATAGTATTTAATACAGACATGTAGCATAGAGTAGAGCCTCTTCTATGTAGTACATTGAGAACACTAAACTAGAAGCCAGGAAATCAGGCTCCAGATAAAATTCTGCCACTAACTTGCAATGTTACATTGGGCTAATGGGTACAAAAATGATAGTGGGATTAGATGATCTCCAAAGATCGTCATACTCTAACATGTACTGATGCTATGATTTTCTTACTAAGATTTAAATgcaaagctaagaaatatatatagactaaaatgatataaaactGTAAAATTTTGGCTTGGGACTTACTGATTCAACCCGTGTAACCAACCAAACTACCAGGGCCAGAAAGTCAAAGCACACTATGGAAGGGACACCACTTAGGGGTCTGGAGTGAGAGGAGCACACAGGTGCCTACCTGGAAGGCTATGAGTGAGGAGTTGGGCCCACAAACACACATGGAGTGAGCAGACTCCTCCTTGGGTACACTTACTACGATGGGCAAGGATTCCTTGTGACTTCAGAGACAACTGTGTGGACATTTTATAAGAGCCTAGACAGAAGAGCAGAACTCTTTGTGATCTGCACACTGTAGGGGACTAGGGAGCCATTCCTGTCCCTGAGCACAGCAGCCCATTTCCAAAGCTACTTAGAACCAAATATGGCCGCTCCCTTCTCAATGAGTGGTGTTTAGGATAGTTGGTTGATTTTGGGGTATTGACTATTGAGAAGAATCTAAGAGGCCCTGTGGCTTGCAAACTATGTTCTACTGAGACCTCTGTAAAAaagggctggtgtgtgtgtgtgtgtgtgtctgtgtgtgatgaGAGAAGTAAGCAGAGACTTCCTCTACCCTCAGCTTTTATTTGCTGGTGTGTGAAACACACGTTGGTCCAATTGTTTCATTATAAATGGGAAAACTGAGCCTCAGAAGGGGGTATAAGTGGACAGGGCTGTTGCAGGGTGTGAGAGGAGATTCTACTGGGCATGAAAAGTTCATAGTGATCTTCCGGGGAAGGTGGATGCTGAGGGGTAGAATGCACATGGAGAAGTGAGTATTCAGTCTCGCTTCCTCCCAATGGCTCCCTGGGCCTCTCAGCCTGGGGGGGAACATTCTCATAGAGCTCCTCAGCAGAGTTCCCTGATGGCCTTCTCCCAAGGACGCTGTGATTGACGAGGGCGTAGCACAGCTGGTCTGCGGAGCTCTGGTTAGCATTCTCCTGCTGGTCAGAGGAGACCATCATCAAGACTTGGCCCCTTGTCGTTCTCTTTGCACTTCAGTGGCAACATAAACTCGACCATGGGCAAAGTCTGTCTTCCACAGACCATGTCCCCTCCATCCCTTGGCCTTTTTCCTAAATGGCTGCCCCTACCCCAACACCTAGCTCAGGCAGCCAGAGGGCTCCTGCTGCCTAGAGTTTTCAGCCCACGCGGCACATGCTCTCTGCTCTGGGTTCCAGAGTGACCCCTGACCATTCCATGTAATTCTCAGAAAGTCCATTCTCTTAAAAGAGAACACTGTGATGATGCCTGCATATGACTGGGTGGTGATATTTAAGCACCCATTCTAGAGCTATCTGCATCAATATAAAGGGAAACAATGCAAGAGAAGGTCTCATTCAGTGAAACTTCAGAAGATTAAAAGCAAAGCAGCAAAGTACACAGGAAAAGAGCATGGATTTGGAAGCGAGGCTTGGTTCTGAATCAGGCTTCTGCCATCTTGAAAACTGTCTGGCTTTGGGGAATTTTACTTAgtctctcagttttctcacctgtaaaatgggggaaataataGCAAAAAATCTACCAATCCTAAAGGGTTGTTGTGAGAGTTATGAGAGACTGTGCACACAAAGTGCTCAGCACACTGCCCGGCAAAAaaaaagtgctcagtaaatatcaatattagtttctttcaataaatagTACAACTAAGGTCACTGCTGCTTCTGCCACCAGGCATGCATATGTCCCTGGGCTTATGAGCATGAGCACCTACTCTTTCATAGTAGA
This region of Saccopteryx leptura isolate mSacLep1 chromosome 8, mSacLep1_pri_phased_curated, whole genome shotgun sequence genomic DNA includes:
- the GCSAM gene encoding germinal center-associated signaling and motility protein isoform X1, encoding MGNSLLRGNRRQQNTQELPWNLRDQNLKPGTPSCSRCWDCHNAEGCFCLPWKKTHIFKARQDFPPKILMMVSSDQQENANQSSADQLCYALVNHSVLGRRPSGNSAEELYENVPPQAERPREPLGGSETEYSLLHVHSTPQHPPSPEDHYELFMPSRISSHTLQQPCPLIPPSEAQFSHL
- the GCSAM gene encoding germinal center-associated signaling and motility protein isoform X4, with translation MGNSLLRGNRRQQNTQELPWNLRDQNLKPGTPRKKTHIFKARQDFPPKILMMVSSDQQENANQSSADQLCYALVNHSVLGRRPSGNSAEELYENVPPQAERPREPLGGSETEYSLLHVHSTPQHPPSPEDHYELFMPSRISSHTLQQPCPLIPPSEAQFSHL
- the GCSAM gene encoding germinal center-associated signaling and motility protein isoform X2, which produces MGNSLLRGNRRQQNTQELPWNLRDQNLKPGTPSCSRCWDCHNAEGCFCLPWKKTHIFKARQDFPPKSGGTSSATSQENANQSSADQLCYALVNHSVLGRRPSGNSAEELYENVPPQAERPREPLGGSETEYSLLHVHSTPQHPPSPEDHYELFMPSRISSHTLQQPCPLIPPSEAQFSHL
- the GCSAM gene encoding germinal center-associated signaling and motility protein isoform X3; the encoded protein is MGNSLLRGNRRQQNTQELPWNLRDQNLKPGTPRCWDCHNAEGCFCLPWKKTHIFKARQDFPPKILMMVSSDQQENANQSSADQLCYALVNHSVLGRRPSGNSAEELYENVPPQAERPREPLGGSETEYSLLHVHSTPQHPPSPEDHYELFMPSRISSHTLQQPCPLIPPSEAQFSHL